Proteins from a genomic interval of Danio rerio strain Tuebingen ecotype United States chromosome 4, GRCz12tu, whole genome shotgun sequence:
- the LOC100329790 gene encoding uncharacterized protein isoform X4 translates to MAFIKEESEDVKIEETFTVKQEDLQEQTDLMVLKEETHQWNEMEEKHQDIMTDEKPTLTKKTSSRGRPRKSKSKCNFSSKQRRKTFSQKPKLDVHMRVHKGEKTCTCKQCGKSFYTIGNLTVHMRIHTGEKPYTCEQCGKSFFQKENFKTHMRIHTGERPYTCQQCGKSFYHAGNLIMHMRIHTEERPYSCPQCGKSFKQNGNLEVHMRTHTGEKRFTCTQCGKSFVKKQNLDIHMRIHTGEKPYTCTECGKSFTYKSSLNNHMRTHTGENPFACAQCGKSLSSKSSLMNHMNGHTGTIVFTCDHCGIKLKRKDYIRRHMKTHSREDHFRCSECGKGFTHKRSLSAHMKLHNAEQSPEK, encoded by the coding sequence atctgatggtgctgaaagaagagacacaTCAATGGAATGAAATGGAAGAGAAACACCAAGACATAatgactgatgaaaaacccacactgactaaaaagacttcatcacgtggaagacctcggaaatccaaatctAAGTGTAATTTCAGCAGTAAACAGCGTAGAAAGACTTTTAGTCAAAAGCCAaagcttgatgttcacatgagagttcacaaaggggagaaaacttgcacctgcaaacagtgtggaaaaagcttctatacTATAGGAAACTTAAcggtgcacatgagaattcacactggggagaagccttaCACCtgtgaacagtgtggaaagagtttttttcaaaaagaaaactttaaaacccacatgagaattcacactggagagaggccgtacacatgccaacagtgtggaaaaagcttctatcaTGCAGGAAACTTGATaatgcacatgagaattcacactgagGAGAGGCCTTActcttgccctcagtgtggaaagagttttaagcaaaatggcaaccttgaagtccacatgagaactcacactggagagaaaagaTTTACTTGcacacagtgtgggaaaagttttgttaaaaaacaaaaccttgacatccacatgaggattcacaccggagagaaaccttacacatgcacagagtgtggtaaaagtttcacaTATAAAAGCTCACTCAATaaccacatgagaactcacaccggagagaacccgtttgcatgtgctcagtgtggaaagagcctCTCAAGCAAATCTAGCCTCATgaaccacatgaatggtcacactggaaccatagtgttcacatgtgatcatTGTGGAATTAAACTCAAACGCAAAGACTACATTAGGCGacacatgaagactcactcaAGAGAGGATCAttttagatgcagtgagtgtggaaagggctttactcataaaagaagcctcagcgctcacatgaagcttcacaatgcaGAGCAGAGTCCTGAAAAATGA